The following coding sequences lie in one Alloacidobacterium dinghuense genomic window:
- a CDS encoding TonB-dependent receptor, whose product MRRSRVFLVLIALAAALLSWHPAHAQKITGTITGTVTDSSGAAVSGATVTITNTATNKVQAVTTDPQGGYTVAELPESTYTVEIKATGFQDYITKGAVVHVATTTNVNAQMQLGSVSQSVTVQANAIQVQTDSAALGAVVDSTQVKELPLNGRNFVELTQLQPGVSAANNFVNTGKGLNGGVDMSINGNPTTNNLFLVDGVNNNDVGSNRTILIYPSNEAIAEFKMLLNSYGPEYGQASGGIISIVTRSGSNQFHGSAFYNGRNDALDSYTFFSAPNAGKGLPLNGKDKERRNDWGYSIGGPIKRDKLFGFFSEEWNHEIKGRQVSQCVPTSAELAGDFSTLGCNQANFPDFSKVPANMLAGPHTLTAVDPSTATMLKMLPLPTTQNGALNSNGQNWSSSLPTGLFWREENARGDYDLNAKNHIMGRYTQDTWSNPAFNAGYWGDTVYPALNSNWAQPSKSITAHWTSTITNSLVNDAAFNYSNNRIQITAGGTNPGLLAQVSSAIPTLYPESLKHSAEGVPSVNFGSYGGTTSLQAPWQNQLDIYTFRDDLSWIKGQHSYKFGAFLGFNGKNEDVNSSTGERPTIGAVATGAGGTETNDALANLELTGNTFNISETSTNIRAQLRWRDYEFYAGDTWKMSQHLTLSYGARYSLLLQPYQPNDQITSFQPSLYDPTKPASDACNGLWVAPGTDPCGAANKQFGTNFSSGTPGPNRSLIKNGYHNIAPRVGVIWDPFGTSKTVIRAGGGQFYQRERVSRYTLVANAPFALTTNNYARTLGGATPSSLSGTASPSGGEDPNSNLPNSWQWNFTIEQAIGPNTTFQAGYVGNRGLHLTDSYDVNSIAPQNWLTATFANSGADTNNLRPYPAGGNNGTLTYWTHNGGSNYNAFQAVVKSRIGNSLTWGAAYTWSHTLADVIVDDSGGGIGQQSRTYYTNSRLDYGSSDVNRPNMFVANATYYLPKLQGANLLERSTLGGWETTGIITAQNGNNFTIYQGAHEANLVAGASSQLNQNGALVETGFTSPLRPLQTGQSCVTGRNSNQVANAGAFTLVGYALGTLPTNMEPRGFCGGPNFNNTDFSVRKNWTVKEKVNIQFNFDFFNLFNHPNFSPATQNPIQAINCGAVAGTDPSTGHSLYNACSPTNNIVSAQDLTPGFGTSTSLLGTPARQIQYGLHFNF is encoded by the coding sequence ATGAGACGATCACGAGTGTTCCTCGTGCTGATCGCCCTCGCCGCGGCTTTGCTGTCGTGGCATCCGGCGCACGCACAGAAAATCACCGGTACGATCACCGGCACAGTTACCGATTCAAGCGGCGCAGCTGTTTCCGGGGCGACCGTAACCATCACCAATACCGCAACCAATAAGGTTCAAGCCGTCACCACCGACCCTCAGGGCGGGTACACCGTCGCCGAACTGCCTGAATCCACCTACACCGTGGAAATCAAGGCCACCGGATTCCAGGACTACATCACCAAGGGCGCCGTGGTGCACGTCGCCACCACCACCAACGTCAATGCGCAGATGCAGCTCGGCAGCGTCAGCCAGTCCGTCACCGTGCAGGCCAACGCCATCCAGGTGCAGACTGACAGCGCCGCGCTCGGCGCCGTCGTCGACAGCACCCAGGTCAAGGAACTCCCGCTTAACGGCCGCAACTTCGTCGAGCTCACCCAGCTCCAGCCCGGCGTCTCCGCCGCCAACAACTTCGTCAACACCGGCAAGGGCCTCAACGGTGGCGTGGACATGTCGATCAACGGCAACCCCACCACCAACAACCTCTTCCTCGTCGACGGCGTCAACAACAACGACGTAGGCTCCAACCGCACCATCCTGATCTATCCATCGAACGAGGCCATTGCCGAGTTCAAGATGTTGCTCAACAGCTACGGCCCTGAGTACGGACAGGCCTCCGGCGGCATCATCAGCATCGTTACCCGCAGCGGCAGCAACCAGTTCCACGGCAGCGCCTTCTATAACGGACGTAACGATGCACTCGACTCGTATACCTTCTTCTCCGCTCCGAACGCCGGCAAGGGCTTGCCCCTCAACGGCAAGGACAAGGAGCGCCGCAATGACTGGGGCTACTCCATTGGCGGTCCCATCAAGCGCGACAAGCTCTTCGGCTTCTTCTCTGAAGAGTGGAACCACGAAATCAAGGGCCGCCAGGTCAGCCAATGCGTCCCCACTTCGGCTGAACTCGCTGGTGACTTCTCCACCCTGGGTTGCAACCAAGCCAACTTCCCTGACTTCAGCAAAGTACCAGCCAACATGCTGGCTGGCCCGCACACCCTGACGGCAGTCGATCCATCCACAGCTACCATGCTGAAGATGCTGCCCCTGCCCACCACGCAGAACGGCGCGCTCAACTCCAACGGTCAGAACTGGTCCTCGTCGCTCCCGACTGGTCTTTTCTGGCGTGAAGAAAACGCCCGTGGCGATTACGACCTCAACGCGAAGAACCACATCATGGGCCGTTACACCCAGGACACCTGGTCGAACCCGGCCTTCAACGCTGGCTATTGGGGCGATACCGTTTATCCCGCGCTCAACAGCAACTGGGCTCAGCCGTCCAAGTCCATCACCGCGCACTGGACCTCCACCATCACCAACTCGCTGGTGAACGATGCGGCCTTCAACTACTCCAACAACCGCATTCAGATCACCGCAGGCGGCACCAACCCCGGTCTTCTGGCCCAGGTTTCTTCCGCAATCCCAACTCTGTACCCTGAATCCCTGAAGCATTCTGCGGAAGGCGTTCCTTCGGTCAACTTCGGGTCTTACGGCGGCACCACTTCGCTGCAGGCTCCGTGGCAGAATCAGCTCGACATCTACACCTTCCGCGACGACCTGTCGTGGATCAAGGGTCAGCACAGCTACAAGTTCGGCGCCTTCCTCGGCTTCAATGGCAAGAATGAAGACGTCAACAGCTCCACCGGCGAGCGTCCGACCATTGGCGCTGTCGCAACCGGTGCGGGCGGCACTGAAACCAACGACGCCCTGGCCAATCTCGAATTGACCGGCAACACCTTCAACATCAGCGAGACTTCGACCAACATCCGCGCTCAGCTCCGCTGGCGTGACTACGAGTTCTACGCCGGCGATACCTGGAAGATGTCGCAGCACCTCACCTTGAGCTACGGCGCGCGCTACTCGCTCCTGCTGCAGCCCTACCAGCCCAACGACCAGATCACCAGCTTCCAGCCCTCGCTCTACGATCCCACCAAGCCCGCATCAGACGCCTGCAACGGCCTCTGGGTGGCTCCTGGAACCGATCCCTGCGGCGCGGCCAACAAGCAGTTTGGCACCAACTTCTCAAGCGGAACCCCGGGCCCCAACCGCTCGCTCATCAAGAACGGCTATCACAACATCGCTCCTCGCGTCGGCGTCATCTGGGATCCCTTCGGAACCAGCAAGACTGTCATCCGCGCTGGCGGCGGCCAGTTCTATCAGCGTGAGCGTGTTTCTCGTTACACACTGGTGGCCAACGCTCCGTTCGCCCTTACCACCAACAACTACGCACGCACCCTCGGGGGCGCCACGCCTTCCAGCCTTTCCGGAACGGCCAGCCCCTCCGGCGGTGAGGATCCAAATTCGAACCTTCCTAACTCCTGGCAGTGGAACTTTACGATCGAGCAGGCCATCGGCCCGAACACCACCTTCCAGGCCGGATACGTTGGCAACCGCGGTCTTCATCTGACGGATTCCTACGATGTCAACAGCATTGCTCCGCAGAACTGGCTGACGGCGACCTTTGCCAACAGCGGTGCCGACACCAACAACCTGCGTCCGTACCCCGCCGGCGGCAACAACGGCACGCTCACCTATTGGACACACAACGGTGGTTCAAACTACAACGCTTTTCAGGCTGTGGTAAAGAGCCGCATCGGCAACTCCCTCACCTGGGGAGCCGCCTATACCTGGTCGCACACTCTGGCTGACGTCATCGTCGACGACTCCGGCGGTGGCATCGGCCAGCAGTCTCGCACCTACTATACGAATTCGCGCCTTGACTACGGCTCGTCTGACGTCAACCGCCCGAACATGTTCGTAGCCAACGCAACCTATTATCTGCCCAAGCTGCAAGGAGCCAACCTCCTTGAACGCAGCACGCTTGGCGGATGGGAAACCACCGGCATCATCACCGCCCAGAACGGCAACAACTTCACCATCTACCAGGGCGCGCATGAAGCCAATCTGGTCGCTGGCGCAAGCAGCCAGCTGAACCAGAACGGCGCACTGGTCGAAACCGGCTTCACCTCGCCGCTACGTCCGCTCCAAACCGGACAGAGCTGCGTCACCGGCCGGAATTCGAACCAGGTCGCCAACGCGGGCGCATTTACCCTCGTCGGCTATGCGCTCGGCACGCTGCCCACCAATATGGAGCCGCGCGGTTTCTGCGGTGGTCCTAACTTCAACAACACTGACTTCTCCGTCCGCAAGAACTGGACCGTCAAGGAAAAGGTGAACATCCAGTTCAACTTCGACTTCTTCAACCTCTTCAACCATCCGAACTTCAGCCCCGCCACGCAGAACCCGATTCAGGCGATCAACTGCGGTGCGGTGGCGGGAACCGACCCGTCAACGGGCCACTCACTCTACAACGCCTGCAGCCCGACCAACAACATCGTCTCGGCGCAGGATCTGACCCCTGGATTCGGCACATCCACAAGTCTGCTGGGCACACCGGCTCGCCAGATCCAGTACGGTCTCCACTTCAACTTTTAA
- a CDS encoding tetratricopeptide repeat protein, translated as MMLALPLAAPAQQQPDAATQQLQQLIDADQTAKQSGDPAQVITASQKLTDLAAQQETATSRALKQSNLPPAKAQQLKHRNEQLHQVLSNGFNDWGTAEARQQQYQQALAHFQQAEKWDPATPGLMRNLGAAAFLLQNYPESARALTTVVAQDPNDQRSRMMLAMSLFNVEKFAEAAQNFAPIGDAAMQDTRSAYAWAFSLARTHQEQQANQIIDNLAARDLPPDVHMLVCQLYNTTENYEHAVPCFKKLAEENPTMPHAHFEAGATLVHLDRPTDAIPELRTELKLSPQDVETQYYLAFALLETSQKDEALSLLRTVIAEQPDHSQAQYQLGKVLLEDGKIDEAIPHLEIAAKVDPDSDYIHYQLQVAYRRDGRTEDANRELALYKQIKATHRNTGSAHDASAP; from the coding sequence ATGATGCTCGCACTCCCCCTTGCTGCGCCAGCGCAACAACAACCTGACGCCGCCACCCAGCAGCTTCAGCAACTCATCGACGCCGACCAAACCGCAAAGCAATCCGGCGACCCCGCTCAGGTCATAACCGCCTCGCAGAAGCTCACCGACCTCGCCGCCCAGCAGGAAACAGCCACGAGCCGAGCCCTAAAACAGTCCAACCTGCCACCCGCAAAAGCCCAGCAACTGAAGCATCGCAATGAGCAGCTTCACCAGGTCCTGAGCAACGGATTCAACGACTGGGGCACCGCCGAAGCCCGCCAGCAGCAGTATCAGCAGGCACTCGCCCACTTCCAGCAGGCTGAAAAATGGGACCCGGCCACACCCGGCCTGATGCGCAACCTTGGCGCCGCAGCCTTTCTGCTGCAGAATTACCCGGAGAGTGCCCGCGCCCTCACCACCGTCGTCGCGCAGGATCCGAACGACCAGCGCTCGCGCATGATGCTCGCCATGTCTCTCTTCAACGTGGAGAAGTTCGCCGAGGCTGCGCAGAACTTCGCTCCGATCGGTGACGCCGCCATGCAGGACACGCGCTCCGCCTATGCCTGGGCCTTCTCGCTTGCCCGCACGCATCAGGAGCAGCAGGCCAACCAGATCATCGACAACCTGGCCGCGCGCGATCTGCCGCCCGACGTGCACATGCTCGTCTGCCAGCTCTACAACACCACGGAAAATTACGAGCACGCCGTCCCTTGTTTCAAAAAGCTGGCGGAAGAAAACCCAACCATGCCCCACGCTCACTTCGAAGCCGGAGCCACGCTCGTGCACCTCGACCGTCCCACCGACGCCATCCCTGAGCTGCGCACGGAACTCAAGCTCAGCCCACAGGACGTGGAGACGCAGTACTACCTCGCCTTCGCCCTGCTGGAAACCTCGCAGAAAGACGAAGCCTTGTCCCTTCTGCGAACCGTCATCGCCGAGCAGCCCGACCACTCCCAAGCCCAATATCAGCTGGGAAAGGTGCTGCTCGAAGATGGCAAGATCGACGAAGCTATCCCACACCTCGAAATCGCAGCAAAGGTAGATCCCGACTCCGATTACATCCACTATCAACTGCAGGTCGCCTACCGTCGCGACGGGCGCACTGAAGACGCAAACCGCGAGCTGGCGCTCTACAAGCAGATCAAAGCCACCCACCGCAACACCGGATCTGCCCACGACGCTTCGGCCCCATAG
- a CDS encoding pyridoxamine 5'-phosphate oxidase family protein, with the protein MGRRFAEIAFTPLVKEQQEKHGSRRSYERVEQSFIAGSHLGPDEQTIIRTRDSFYMASVSETGWPYIQHRGGPKGFLHVLDEQTIGFADLRGNKQYISVGNLQHDDRVTLFLMDYPSQSRLKILGHAEFHEDDATAKELLETLRMPAETTPAERAVLIHVETFDWNCPQHITPRYTLEELAESLDPLRRRIDELQKENARLRAVLQPSS; encoded by the coding sequence ATGGGTCGACGCTTCGCCGAAATCGCCTTCACTCCGCTCGTCAAAGAGCAGCAGGAGAAGCATGGCAGCCGCCGCTCCTATGAGCGCGTCGAGCAGTCCTTCATCGCCGGCAGTCATCTCGGTCCCGACGAGCAGACGATAATCCGCACCCGCGACAGCTTCTACATGGCCTCAGTCAGCGAAACCGGCTGGCCGTACATCCAGCATCGCGGCGGCCCAAAAGGCTTTCTCCATGTGCTCGACGAACAGACCATCGGCTTCGCCGACCTGCGCGGCAACAAGCAGTACATCAGCGTCGGCAACCTCCAGCATGACGACCGTGTCACGCTCTTCCTCATGGACTACCCGTCGCAAAGCCGGCTCAAGATCCTCGGCCACGCCGAATTCCACGAAGATGACGCAACTGCAAAGGAATTGCTCGAGACCCTGCGCATGCCTGCAGAAACGACGCCCGCTGAACGCGCCGTCCTCATCCACGTCGAAACCTTCGACTGGAACTGCCCGCAGCACATCACCCCGCGCTACACGCTCGAAGAACTCGCCGAGAGCCTCGACCCGCTCCGCCGCCGCATCGACGAACTCCAGAAAGAGAACGCACGCCTGCGCGCCGTCCTCCAGCCGTCATCCTGA
- a CDS encoding carbohydrate-binding family 9-like protein, protein MISSPTRLLTFLCLVIAPALFAQKTLPQPLSYDCHRTATPIVIDGKLDDPAWNQAPWTSDFVDIEGSSKPTPRFRTRAKMLYDDKYLYIAAELEEPNVTATLTQHDSVIFKDNDFEVFIKPLPDTASYYEFEINALNTGWDLFLSKPYNQGGKADNSWDIIGLKTAIAVQGTLNHPSDKDHGWTVEIAYPLTAFNSRQAVPPPQPGTTWRINFSRVEWKPGNPVEDNWVWSPQGVINMHVPERWGYLQFR, encoded by the coding sequence ATGATTTCTTCCCCGACCCGCCTTCTGACGTTCCTTTGCCTCGTAATCGCTCCCGCGCTATTTGCACAGAAGACGCTGCCACAGCCGCTCTCCTATGACTGCCACCGCACAGCCACTCCGATCGTGATCGACGGAAAGCTCGACGATCCCGCGTGGAACCAGGCACCGTGGACCTCCGACTTCGTCGACATCGAAGGGTCATCCAAACCAACCCCGCGCTTCCGCACGCGGGCCAAGATGCTCTACGACGACAAGTACCTCTACATCGCCGCCGAACTCGAAGAGCCCAACGTCACCGCCACGCTCACCCAGCACGACTCCGTCATCTTCAAGGACAACGATTTCGAAGTCTTCATCAAGCCGCTTCCCGATACCGCGAGCTACTACGAATTCGAAATCAATGCCCTCAACACCGGCTGGGATCTCTTCCTGAGCAAGCCCTACAACCAGGGCGGCAAAGCCGACAACAGCTGGGACATCATCGGACTCAAAACCGCTATCGCCGTTCAGGGAACACTCAACCATCCCAGCGACAAAGATCACGGATGGACAGTCGAAATTGCTTATCCGCTCACCGCCTTCAACTCGAGACAGGCCGTGCCGCCACCGCAGCCCGGAACAACCTGGCGCATCAACTTCAGCCGCGTCGAGTGGAAGCCCGGCAACCCAGTAGAAGACAACTGGGTCTGGTCACCACAGGGCGTCATCAACATGCATGTCCCCGAGCGCTGGGGGTACCTGCAATTTCGCTGA
- a CDS encoding GMC oxidoreductase, with product MFFQDPLTRTYDAIVVGSGATGGWAAKRLAEAGLEVALLEAGRNISPREFTEHKPVFELKYRDMGGAGEWRKTRPIQTQCYACTEYNYDWFVDDLENPYSTPAGKPFTWQRMRIVGGRTLSWGRQSYRLSDLDFKAASLDGYGSDWPIAYKDMAPFYDIVEDYVGISGAAEGNDALPDGHFLPPMKMTCGEIHFRDAVAKNFGRTVTIGRTAILTQAHNGRSACHYCGTCERGCISFSYFSSPFTTVKDALKTGKCTLLTNAIAASVEMDPATNLANGVTFVDGTTRQTKTIRGKTVILCAQAMESTRILLNSTSGSHTVGLGNSSGLLGRGLMDHATGAGASGELPQFKDAPDAYSAPHRANGIYIIRYRNTSKATRQPNFIRGYGYQGSAEADFHFEAEGFGASYKQAVKAGKYMISVGGFGESLARDDNFVSIDPNLKDTWGIPALHISMTHGANEQALMEDAAATAAEMLDAAGATNIKIGSTVAEPGMAIHELGTARMGNDPKTSVTDSYCQLHDVKNVFAMDGACFVSSGCQNPTLTMMAITVRACDRLIDRFKKHEI from the coding sequence ATGTTTTTTCAGGATCCGCTGACTCGCACGTATGACGCAATCGTAGTGGGCTCGGGCGCAACCGGGGGATGGGCGGCGAAGCGACTGGCCGAAGCCGGTCTCGAAGTTGCTTTGCTGGAAGCGGGGCGCAATATCTCGCCGAGGGAGTTCACCGAGCACAAGCCAGTATTCGAGCTGAAATACAGAGATATGGGCGGAGCGGGGGAATGGCGCAAGACGCGCCCTATCCAGACGCAGTGCTACGCGTGCACGGAATACAACTACGACTGGTTTGTCGACGACCTCGAGAATCCTTACAGCACTCCTGCGGGCAAGCCTTTTACCTGGCAGCGTATGCGCATTGTGGGAGGAAGGACGCTCAGCTGGGGACGCCAGAGCTATCGGTTGAGCGATCTTGACTTCAAGGCGGCGAGCCTCGACGGCTATGGGAGTGACTGGCCCATCGCATACAAAGATATGGCTCCCTTTTACGACATTGTTGAAGACTATGTCGGCATCAGCGGCGCGGCGGAGGGAAATGACGCGCTGCCGGATGGGCATTTTCTACCCCCGATGAAGATGACCTGCGGAGAAATCCACTTCCGCGATGCTGTTGCCAAGAATTTTGGCAGGACGGTGACTATCGGGCGCACGGCGATTCTTACGCAGGCGCACAATGGGCGGTCCGCGTGCCATTACTGCGGCACCTGCGAGCGTGGCTGCATCTCTTTTTCGTATTTCAGCAGCCCCTTCACCACGGTGAAGGACGCGCTTAAGACCGGGAAATGCACCCTGCTGACGAATGCGATTGCGGCGAGTGTCGAGATGGATCCGGCAACGAACCTAGCGAATGGTGTAACGTTTGTCGACGGTACGACGCGGCAGACGAAGACCATCCGGGGGAAGACGGTGATCCTATGTGCGCAGGCGATGGAATCGACGCGCATTCTGCTGAACTCGACGAGCGGCAGTCACACGGTGGGCTTGGGCAATTCGAGCGGGCTGCTAGGCCGTGGGCTGATGGACCATGCGACCGGCGCCGGGGCTTCCGGAGAACTGCCGCAGTTCAAGGATGCTCCCGATGCGTACAGTGCGCCGCATCGTGCCAACGGAATTTACATCATCCGCTATCGCAATACATCGAAGGCGACGCGGCAGCCGAACTTCATTCGCGGCTATGGATATCAGGGTTCGGCAGAAGCCGATTTCCATTTCGAAGCGGAAGGATTCGGAGCCAGTTACAAGCAGGCGGTGAAGGCGGGCAAGTACATGATCTCGGTCGGAGGGTTTGGTGAGTCGCTGGCGCGCGATGACAATTTTGTCTCGATCGACCCGAACCTGAAGGATACGTGGGGCATTCCCGCGCTCCACATCTCGATGACCCACGGAGCGAACGAACAGGCCCTGATGGAAGATGCGGCCGCGACTGCTGCGGAAATGCTTGACGCTGCAGGAGCCACGAACATCAAGATTGGGTCAACGGTCGCCGAGCCGGGGATGGCGATTCACGAACTGGGAACGGCGCGGATGGGGAACGATCCGAAAACCTCGGTCACGGATTCTTATTGTCAATTGCACGATGTGAAGAATGTCTTTGCTATGGACGGTGCGTGTTTTGTCTCGTCCGGATGCCAGAATCCTACGCTGACGATGATGGCGATTACGGTGCGCGCCTGCGATCGCTTGATTGACCGGTTCAAGAAGCACGAGATCTGA
- a CDS encoding gluconate 2-dehydrogenase subunit 3 family protein, whose product MNRRELLRNSLLTMGAAAVTRPAGARIFPAGEDAFLELQRADWTPVFLNQQQNETLIVLSEAIIPATDTPGAKAALVNRFLDLVLSVEIEKNQREFVESLEWFDTGAQERYKTTFAKLTDGERTDFLNLVAWPHTQSAWGQAGVVFPGYLHFTRLKGWIASAYYSSPIGLKEQGWDGWAARGTFSGCEHQPGEHKAS is encoded by the coding sequence ATGAATCGTCGCGAACTGCTTCGTAATTCGTTGTTGACCATGGGCGCGGCGGCGGTGACGCGACCAGCCGGAGCGCGGATTTTTCCTGCGGGAGAGGATGCTTTTCTCGAACTCCAGCGCGCTGACTGGACGCCTGTCTTTCTGAACCAGCAGCAGAACGAAACCTTGATTGTGCTGAGCGAGGCGATTATCCCAGCGACCGACACTCCGGGAGCGAAGGCGGCGCTGGTGAACCGGTTTCTCGATCTGGTGCTGTCGGTCGAGATCGAAAAAAATCAGCGCGAGTTTGTCGAGTCGCTGGAGTGGTTCGATACGGGTGCGCAGGAGCGCTATAAGACGACTTTCGCAAAGCTGACGGATGGTGAGAGGACAGATTTTCTGAACCTGGTTGCGTGGCCTCATACACAGTCAGCCTGGGGACAGGCGGGGGTTGTGTTCCCCGGCTATCTGCATTTCACCCGGCTCAAGGGTTGGATTGCCAGCGCGTACTACAGCTCTCCGATCGGCCTGAAGGAACAGGGCTGGGACGGCTGGGCGGCACGGGGCACATTTTCCGGTTGCGAGCATCAGCCGGGCGAACACAAGGCCAGTTAA
- a CDS encoding c-type cytochrome, with protein sequence MRFDAVWVSVLVMGVFLPVLSAQTAPHSVLTTRDGVYTAEQAQQGKAIYQSQCGMCHGDALEGQGENSPLAGSEFLNRWTDQTVADLFMKTIVMMPAMDPGTVPPKEVAQVLAYILSASKFPTGSKELPSDPQSLEAIHIVKP encoded by the coding sequence ATGCGATTTGATGCTGTGTGGGTGAGCGTGCTGGTGATGGGGGTTTTTCTGCCGGTGCTTTCTGCGCAGACGGCTCCGCACTCTGTTCTGACGACGCGCGATGGCGTGTATACAGCGGAACAGGCGCAGCAGGGAAAGGCGATCTACCAGAGCCAGTGCGGTATGTGCCACGGGGACGCGCTTGAGGGCCAGGGGGAGAATTCTCCGCTGGCCGGGAGCGAGTTTTTGAACAGGTGGACCGACCAGACGGTGGCCGATTTGTTTATGAAGACCATTGTCATGATGCCGGCGATGGATCCGGGGACAGTGCCGCCGAAAGAGGTGGCGCAGGTGCTCGCTTACATTCTGAGCGCGAGTAAATTTCCAACGGGCAGCAAGGAACTGCCGAGCGATCCGCAATCGCTGGAAGCAATTCACATCGTTAAGCCGTAG
- a CDS encoding family 16 glycoside hydrolase, whose product MSRLGSTTFAVGIVLLSLSAAQTTRAQEPSLPSSQTFTLTDAKDLTLQGVKAEAVEYRGRKAIRLTTEEEFGFAFLKETQFHDGTIEADIATKTLVPPGVRMPGFTGIAFRARPDASRYEMFYLRPGNSRSDDQAMRNHSVQYVSEPDFGWEKLRRQWPFIYESYADLQPEEWTHMKIEVHGRHAELFLNNSPNPSLVVDGLKGEDLQGAVALWTYAREESYFSNLKITNTKPDPIQNGGEAAGTWDVKYASDAGAYTGTMKLVRQNSTIVGIWSGAFGPDQPVNGVWRDGYVELTFSGTWPDQPGTVTATLAGWVDEDTAKGRMKVEGRADGRWSAVRRK is encoded by the coding sequence ATGTCTCGACTCGGCAGTACGACCTTCGCCGTCGGAATCGTTCTTTTATCCCTTTCCGCAGCACAGACTACCAGGGCACAGGAACCATCCCTTCCCTCATCACAGACCTTCACGCTCACCGACGCAAAAGATCTCACACTTCAGGGCGTGAAAGCCGAAGCCGTCGAATACCGAGGCCGCAAGGCCATCCGGCTCACCACCGAGGAGGAATTCGGATTCGCCTTCCTCAAGGAAACGCAGTTTCATGACGGAACCATCGAGGCGGACATAGCAACGAAAACTCTTGTGCCTCCCGGCGTCCGCATGCCCGGCTTCACCGGCATTGCCTTTCGTGCCCGTCCCGACGCATCCCGCTACGAGATGTTCTACCTTCGCCCCGGCAACTCGCGATCCGACGATCAGGCCATGCGCAACCACTCCGTCCAATACGTTTCCGAACCGGATTTCGGATGGGAAAAGCTCCGCCGACAATGGCCATTCATCTACGAGTCCTACGCCGACCTCCAGCCCGAAGAGTGGACGCACATGAAGATCGAAGTGCATGGCCGTCACGCCGAGCTGTTTCTGAACAACTCACCCAATCCGAGCCTCGTCGTCGATGGCCTCAAAGGCGAAGACCTCCAGGGTGCAGTCGCTCTCTGGACATACGCCCGCGAAGAGTCCTACTTCTCCAATCTCAAAATCACCAACACCAAACCTGATCCGATTCAGAATGGCGGAGAAGCCGCCGGCACATGGGACGTAAAGTATGCGAGCGACGCCGGCGCCTACACCGGCACCATGAAGCTCGTGCGCCAGAACAGCACCATCGTCGGTATATGGTCAGGCGCCTTCGGTCCGGATCAGCCTGTCAACGGCGTCTGGCGTGACGGCTATGTCGAACTCACCTTCAGCGGAACCTGGCCCGATCAACCCGGAACCGTCACCGCAACCCTCGCCGGGTGGGTCGACGAGGACACGGCCAAGGGCAGAATGAAAGTCGAAGGCCGTGCCGATGGCCGCTGGAGCGCCGTCCGCAGGAAATAA
- a CDS encoding fibronectin type III domain-containing protein translates to MTSNRLRTPARLTASCFSISRLLFACCLLSLPAACKPKPHHVNLSWNAPVTSPVPVVGYNIYRSAEGDPAYHLLNKSPIKETKYVDYLLENGRTYNYMVKSVDAHGVESFPSNMIRLTIPK, encoded by the coding sequence ATGACATCGAATCGCCTGAGGACTCCCGCACGGCTCACCGCATCCTGTTTCTCGATCAGCCGCCTGCTATTTGCCTGTTGTCTGCTTTCTCTTCCAGCCGCCTGCAAACCCAAACCGCACCACGTTAACCTTAGCTGGAATGCGCCCGTCACTTCGCCTGTCCCCGTCGTCGGCTACAACATCTACCGCTCGGCTGAAGGAGACCCGGCCTATCACCTGCTCAATAAGTCCCCAATCAAAGAGACAAAATATGTGGACTACCTGCTTGAGAATGGCCGCACCTATAACTACATGGTGAAAAGCGTGGACGCGCACGGAGTGGAAAGCTTTCCATCCAACATGATCAGGCTCACAATTCCCAAGTAA